Part of the Nicotiana sylvestris chromosome 2, ASM39365v2, whole genome shotgun sequence genome, catcacttgcatcacacatgagttcaaaaggtacactccaatttggagcggtgATGATGGGAGTAGTTATCAACTTGAGCTTCAACAATTCAAAAGCTCTCATAAAATCATCATTGAAGTTAAACTTGGCATCCTTCTCAAGAAGCTTGCACAACAGATTCACCACTTTAGAGAAACCTTTAATGAAACACCGATAAAAACCCGTTTTGCCTAAGAAACTCCGTATACCCTTCACTGAAGTCAGAGGTGGAAGTTTACaaatcacctcaatctttgccttgcCAACTTCAATTCCATTCTTTGAGATTTTGTGGCCAAtgacaatgccttcctcgactataaaatggcatttttcccaattgagcaTCAAATTTATTTCTTCACATGTAGCCAACACTTTGTCCAAATTTGCAAGATAATCATCAAAAGAATATCCAACCACCGAGAAGTCATCTATGAAAACTTCAAGGTAGCCCTCCACCATGTccgtgaaaatagccatcatacacctttgaaaagtcactGGTTCATTGTACAAACCAGATGGCATCTGCTTGAACGCGAAATtaccatagggacatgtaaaggtTTTTTCCTCTTGATCTTCTAGAGCAAATGATAATTTTGTTGTAGCCCAAATACCCATCAAGAAAGTAATAGAAAGCACGGTCGGCCAATCTATCGAGCATTTGATCTAAGAAATgaaatggaaagtgatcctttcTTATTGGAGCTTGCAACAGTCCATACACACCCTCCAACGggtcaccgttcttgtaggaatcaattcGTTCTTGTCATTAGTGACCACCGTCATGCCCTCCTTCTTTGAGACACATtgaaccggagaagtccatgaactatcgaaGATAGGGTAGACAACCCCGACAAACAACCACTTGATAATCTCCTTTTGaaaacttcttgcatagcctcattgagtctctttgatgttcaatagatggtttggcGCCATCCTCCAAtttgatcttatgcatgcaaaaggcagggcttatccgccgaatatccgccaaggtctACCCAATAGTCTTATTCCTTTTTTGTAGCACCGTCAATGTAGAATCTACCTGCAcgtagtcaaacaagaggaaagaataaccggtaaagtagaacaaggaacaagaaattcataccgaagATGCGGAGGCAATATCTTCAACTCCAAGGTAAAAAGGCTCTTCAATAGAAGGTTTTGTAGGAAGAGTTGTCCTACTTTCAAGATCTAAGGACAATTTTCGGGGTGCATAGTAGTAggaccccattccttgcaaagagttcacaTATTCCATGAAGCCATCCATCTCGTCATCATAAAAGTTGAGCAAGACAACCTACAACCTATCACCAACATTGATCGTAGAACTTGTTTCATCAACAATAGCATCGGTTACCAGGTCcgcaaaagagcacacctcattgATATTTGATTGCCGCATGGACTTACACACATGGaataccactttttcatcaccaacctGGATGGTAAGTTCTCCGGCTTCAACATTTCTAAGAGCCTTActcgtagcaaggaaaggtctcccaagaatAATCAACACTTCATAATCAACTTCACAATCTAGAATGGCAAAATTCTCTcgaagaatgaatttatcaacacgaaccaaGACATCTTCAATCACTCCCAATGGCCTCTTCATAGTGTgatcggccatttgcaatctcatagaggtgggtcttggttgccctattctcaaagtcttgaaaactaaatagggcatcaaattgatacttgccccaagatcTGAAAGAGCGTTAGCAAACTCGACACTTCCAATTGTACAAAGAATTGTGAAAGCACTGAGTTCCACTAACTCAGGAGCCATTgaatgcacaattgcactcacttgatgagtgactTTATTGGTTTCAAAATTCATTGACCGCTTCTTTGTCACAAGGTCCTTCATAAACTTTACATAATTGGGCATTTGTTTGCAAAGCTTCAACTAATGACACATTGATTGAGAGAATATTAATCATTTGAATGAACTTCTTGAATTAATTCTCAGCATTTTGCTTGGAAAATCTTTGAGAGTATGGAGGTGGAGGCTTAGACAATGGTGCCTTTGCCTTTTGCACTACCGGCTCCGGTATGTCTATAACGTGTTCCTTAGACGGGTTCACCTGCTCTTGAGTCTCTTCCACACTATCATTAATATCATTCCAAACTTCAACATTATGTTGCAAAGATTACACTGGCATACATCTCGGAAAAGAGAAGGACCTTGAATCCATATTCTCAGTGGATGATGAACCTAATGAAGaaactttattctctcttgatatctATGAAAATCAAGGCAACGATCACTACTAAATTTCAAAACAAGTGATCGAAGCCCGATAGGAGATCAACGCTCTCATAGTCGTTCCTCAAGTAGAACTCAAATTATATTCatccaaatgggataaaccaactcGAGTTATTGTTTTCATCGACACCGGAACTGCTTCCTCACTCATAAATCCTGCTGTTCTCCCTGAAGATCAATAGAAATACAAAGGTTTCCCTACAAAGGGGCTGACTTtaacaacccataagggacggctTTCCAAGCTACACAAACAGTTAATTTGTTTATAGTCGCAAACATTTTCCTACAAAGGGGCTAGCTTTAACAACCCATAAGGGACAacttgccaagctacacaactcagaaaacttttgtactataaccaacATTAGCTGTTTATAACTCGAAACACTTTCGTACTAAAATAAGCTAACTTTCACCTTCTTGCACCACTTGATCACCGTCAACAAGTTGCCTTTGACTTGAGGTGGGTGCATTCccacctctcccacttcttgtgaTAATGTCCATCGCTTGCCTCGTGTTGTTTCCATcctttgggtttactaccgtgtcacttggtagtgcctACTTAAGACGAGAATTTAGGGTTTGGGAGATTTTCCCCAGTTGAACTTCTAGGCTGCGGATTGATGTGTTATGTGAGGCAAGTTGGGCATCCAAATCGGCATtcttttccatcatttgtttgaacatatttttaGTGTGCCTCTTCTCATTGTTTGAAGAACTTGAACCATGAGAAGGATAAGGAGGGAGGTGGCTCTGTTGTTGGTACATCGGGGGCCTTTAAAAACTCGAACcctggttgccttgattgttgttccaTACGCCATGATTGTTatcccccaatttccttgattatttccactccaatttccttgatgtTGCTGTTATTTCAATTCCTTTAATTATTGTTTCcgctccaatttccttgattttagaattccaattgccttgattattTTGAGGTCACCATTGTTGTTGGTTTCGGCCTTGGAAATTGTTTCTTTGCCCTTAAAAAATATTCAAATATTGCACTTCTTCTTGTTGTTCATTATAGGAGTCATCTTTCTCAAAACTACTATCTTCTTTCACATAGTTCTCCACTCAATTTTATACTTGTGGACCCTTGGTCCTTCTCTTGTTCACCATCATGTTCACTTCTTCCATAGCATTAACTTGCTTAGGGTTTTGCACTTGATTAAATTGAGTCTTTGTTAGTTTATTCATGGTAGTAGTCAACTCGGGAATGGCTTGCCCGTGGTCATGCAATTCTTTTTGAAGGTGGATCATAGTTGGATTACCTTGTGTGACATTGGCCCGAGATTTCCAAGATGATGACGTTTCTGCCATTTCATCCAAAATCtcacatgcctcctcataagGCGTAGTTATAAAGTTTCCACCGGCAAGTTGATTCACTACACATTTGTTGGTTGTGTTAATTCCATGATataaggtttgttgaatcatgttTTCCTCATATCGttattggggcattcctttaccattgttctatagtGCTTTTATATCTCGTGCAGTGATTAatttggctcttgcttgaatacAAAAATCTCATCTCAAAGTGTAGCCACGTGCCCGGGAAAGAAGAACATAGCAATATATTTTTCCatcaactcatcccaagtgtgaATAGAATGGTTCGGTAATCATTCCAACCAATCTAAAGCTTTCCCTAGTAGAGATAAGGGAAAAAGTCGTAGCCTCAATGCATCCTCATAGgcatttgtttgcttgcttccACAATAAgtatccacaaaccccttcaaaTGTTTATATGCATTTTGAGTTGGAGCACCGGCAAATAAACCTCGTTTCTCAAGCCGCTCATGGTGGAGGTGGAGCGGGGACATTGTCATGAGGCACTCAGCCTCTTATATAGGCTTTAGGTTCAAGAGGTACCTCCTTAGCGTGCTCATCCTCTACATCCACATCACTCAAAGGCATATTTACGAGATCATTATTTGGCACCATGGTTGTACCTAAAAATGTTTCACACAAGTTAGTAACACTGAAGGGAAAAAAGAAATTCCAAAAACAAAAtccaaatatatagctaacaccTTTTTAACTTCCctgcaacggcgccaaaaatagATGACGTCCCCAACACACCTCGATAAGAGATATGATATGGTCGTATATAATATAaattacccaactatgagtcggggtcgactCCACAGGGAGTTATAAGGGGTGTTAGGTGCATATACTTAAAGAAAGCAAATAGATTAACTAAATTTTCACTTCCACAAAAAAAATTTGATTTATATTTCTACTATTACTCTAACAATTGTGAGCTAAGGAAAATAAACTAGAAATTAACGATTGTTTTTGGTGTTTTTCCAAATAGTTTAAAAGCCTAGGGATGCGACCATAACCTAGGTGTTCACCTAATGGGATAGAGACGTTAATACTTATTTTGTTgattggggtgtattatagctctcaaCTCTACATTACCCACCCAATACCTCTCGTTCAAAGagtaattttgcccaatttggctttctcaaagCCAAATGGGTATCAAACAAAGTAGTTGATATGAGCTCAAATCGAGTTCTTACTATCTCTGGTAtgaaccctttaattaggctaaTCAAACTCCCAATCAGCCCAATTTTTTGTTAGCCAAGTTATTCTAGACTAGGTTACTCTTtttcaagtagagactaagtcaaaaaggcatgaatcaatatttgcaaccattaattctaagaTTGAATCATGAACTAAGATAAATAATCaacacccaatcataaacaagcattaaATTAAATACCCATAAGCTTTACACACTCGGGTTGGCTCACAACCCTAGTAAGAATCTAGCCACTTATAATGggaattgaaaaaaataaaaaagaaaagctaattaaactcataattaaagattaaaattataaaatataatatttaaacACTAAAATAATCAAAAACTTCCTAAAATGGCAAACGGTAACGGCTACAGCAGCTCAaacttcaaaacttgacctaaaattGTGAAACTCGTCTAGTCATAATGATCCAAAATTCGCTCACAAAAATTCCCCTCTGGAGGTTCTGCGTCCGCACAATTCCATATAGGGTCCGTAGATTTCTTCAATTGGTAGGAGATGGGACTCTACAACGGCACATTTCTGGATGGCAGCTGTGAAATATCTTCTGCAGCCGAACAATTCTTGTGTTGTCTGCACTTCAGCAAGGCGTCAGGACTTGGTCTTTTTGTACACTCTCTGAACTTTGAATTTGTTAGTGAAAGCCATGTTCTGCAGCTGCAcaattcatgtgcggtccgcagatctGCCAAAGTTCTGTTGGGTGCTTTTACTTGGTTTGCGGTCGCAGGTGGAGTTCTACGGTCCGCACTTTCTTCTGCGGACGACACTTCTTTGCTTTTGTGCCCTTTATTGCCTTGTGATTCAGAAAGCTCGTTTTGGAGTTTCATTATGGGAGACCAAACTTCCAATATTCTTGCAATTTAAGCAATTTTATTAGTTTCGGGAACATAAATCAATACGTTCGAactaaaacaaaagcaaaaaggtGCTAATAAGTAGGCAAAATCCCCACTTATTAGAATCAAAGTTTGGATGACCTATTGCTTTGATTTTCATGGTGAATTTCCCTTCATGATGAATTCTTAATTCGACAAaccctattttttttattttctattgCAAATTGAGAAATTTAATGGAGTTTTGAATagaattgagcatttttccatcGAGATTCCTAATTTCTAGTAGAGTTCATtatcaatttgttattgttggtGATTTTCGGGTGCTGGAGATTCTACCAGATTTGATAGTTCAGTGCACTAGTTCTCTTTTGTTTAGATGTTTTCTCTCCATTACTCGTAAGATTTTGTCAATTGCTTATAGTGTCAGTATATCTTCTGTGTTGTCATTGCGGGTGTGTGTTTGGTGTGTATCTGGTGTTTCTTGGTAGAAATACTTTACACAATGGGATCTGATGTTGAGCCTGGCGATGCCTCTAGTACTGGTACTAAATTAGAAGAATTACCCCCCTTCTCTCTCTATTTCTCATCCTTTTTATCTAAGTCCTTCTAACAACCCAAGCGTAGTACTTGTGGCTATGCAATTCAACGGAACTTACTTTGAGCCTGGAGGAGAGGAATTATCATAGCTTTGTCCGCTAAAAAAATAGGTTTTATTAATGGAACTTATACCTAACCTTCTCTTGATTCCCCTTTATACGAACATTCAGAATAGTGTAATAACATAGTTATAAGCTGGATCCTTAATTCTCTTGATCCCGATATGTCCTAAAGTGTTATATACTCTAAAACTGCTAATGGTATATGGGATGAGTTGAACTAGCGATATGGTCAATCTGATGGGGTTCGAAGTATAGGGTCTAGAAAGATTTGAGTTTGTATCTCAATGATCATCTGATGTGGCTAGGTATTTCAACAAAGTGAAGAGACTTTGAGAACAAATAGAGTCTCTTAGTTTTGATTCTTATTGTTTTTATTAGTGCAGTTGTGAGGGTATGCATAAGATGATAAAAAATGAACAAAATCAGAAGTTTATGCATTTCTAATAGGACTAAATGGGGTTTTTAACAATGCTAGGGGAAATATATATACTCATGATGGAACCTCTTCTTGAAGTCAATAAAGCTTATTCTCCGGTTATGCAAGACCAGAAACAAAGAGGTATCCAAAATGTCCCTCATTTTCAGCCAGATACCATCTTTCTCAGTGGGTTCCTCTCAAAGTCAAAGTCAAAATCCCATATCACATCCACCTAACTTGTATGATCAAAAGTACAACTTCAACAACCATAGATGAGTTTCTGATCCTAAAAGACAATTCTGCAACTATTGTAAGAAAATGGGCACACTATTGACAAATGTTATAAATTGAGTGGTTTCCCACAGAATTTCAACTTTTGATCTAGTAATAAAAATAGAAGGGTCATAGTAAATGTTTATGCAAATGTGCAGCCATCCGCAGAAGCTAAAACTGAGTGTTCTCATGACTTCTCTACTCCATGTCAAGCCACTTCTGCCACCACAACCCATGAGCAGTACAAGTAGCTGATGAGTCTACTTCAGAATGTACAAGTTGTATAACATAACCAATCTCAGTACATTCCTACTACTGCTAATTTTTGAGGTATATTTGCATGCCCCTGCCTTAAAAGCATATTTTCATGCTCTTGTCTTAAAAATTATGCTAATTGTTCTTGTCTTAGTTCTGTTTTGACTCCTGATTCTTAGATTTTTGACTCTGGGGTAGCAGATCATACGACTTTTAACAAGTATTTATTCAAAACCATCACAACCTTATCTACTCCTTATCTTGTTACCCTACCAAATAGTTATAAAGTTAAAGTAACATGTATTGGTTTATTGAGCTTAATTCATTCATTACTTTTTCCACAGTACTTTTTGTCTCTACTTTTAAATATAACCTTATTTTGTACAGATTACTCCTTGATCCTTCCTTACTCCTTTTTTCACAGTTTTCCTGTCATTTATAGGGCCCTTCTATGAAGAGTCCATTGGAGCTTGGTAGAGAGGTAGATGGGCTGTATCTACTCAATTCCAGCTCCTACAAGACTACAGATACATCTTTAGTTCCTAGAATTTTTTTATCTAGTCTTGTTTCTGTAAATACAGTGAGTGTGAATAAGTCTCATAGTTTGTCGCGCAACAGGTTGGAATATCTTCCTTTTAATTAGTAAGTTGCAGAATATTACCTCTGTCACTCTTCCTTCTTGTACTAGATAACCTTTCTTGTGTGGAGTATGTCCACTTTCTAGATAACAGAGGCTTCCCTTTTCTTCTAGTGAATGTCATTCTACACACTTGTTTGATCTAGTACATGTTGACACGTGGGGCCATGTCATACTGCAACTTCTAGTAATTGCAAATATTTCCTAACTCTAGTGGATGATTGCAGTAGATATACTTGGACACATCTTTTGAGTCACAAAGAAAATGCCTTTTCTGTTCTTAAATCTTTTCTGTCCATGGTAAATACACAATTTAATGTGGAAGTTAAATGTATTAGATCCGGTAATGCCTTAGAACTTGGTTATAGTATTGAAGCCACTCAATTTTTTCAATCCAAAAGAATCTTACTCTAAACTTTCTGCCATTATACCCCTCAAAAAAATGGAATTGTAGAAAAGAAACATAAACACTTGCTGGAAATAGCAATAGCTTTGCTTTTTCAGTCCAAACTTCCAACTAACTTCTTGGGTGATTGTATACTCACAACAACTTACTTGATTAATAGATTTCCAGCTCTTCAGTCCAGTAAGACACCTTATGAAGTCTTACATGGTGTTAAACCTTCCTATGTTCATTTGAAAAGTTTCGAATGTTTATGTTATGTTACAGTCCCTAAACCCTTGAGGAATAAATTTTCTCCTAGATCTACTTCATATATTTTCCTTGGATATCTACCTGGTAAAAAGACATACAAGCTGATGCAACTTTCAAATAACAAGATATTGGTTTCTAGAGATGTGATATTTCATGAAAATATCTTTCCTTATTCTTTAGATTCTTCTCCTACTTATACTCTTTTTCTCGATTCAATTGGTATAGTTGATTCCAGTTGTATTCCTGAACCATGCCACAATACACTGATTACCCAATCTCCTTCTCACCCTCCCAAAATACCTTCCACTGATCCTACTTCCATAGATACTTTTGACTCCTCTCATTCTTCTATTTGTGTATCTCTCAGAGATATCCAATTAGACATCATCAACCTCATACTTACTTGCAAGATTATATGTGTGGCTCTGCATCTTCTTCTCCCCCATCTATACCTACTTTAACTGCTCTTTATGTTCTTCCCAAATCTGTATGCTTTAGTAGTTTAAAATCTGACAATCAAAAACTTCTCAGAACTATAGATAATGTAGAGCCTATAACTTTTCAGCAGGCTGCATTGCATCCTGCTTGGCAGGAAGCTATGTTGAAAGAGTTCAAGGCCCTTGAGGCTAATAACACCTGGGAAATAGTGCCCTTGCGTTCAGATATGAAACCTATTGAGAATGGATGAGTTTGTAAATCAAATATAAGGCTGATGGTAGCATTGAAAGATTTAAGGCATGATTAGTAGTAAGAGGGGATACCCAACAAGAGGGCATTGACTATACTGAAACATTGTCTCATGCGGTAAAAATGACTACCATTAGGAGTATAATTGCAGTTGCAGTAAAGAAAGGGTGGAGTATGTTCCAATTGGATATTAACAACTCATTTTTACATGGAAAGTTAAATGAGGAGATGTACATACGCATTCCCAAGGGATGGTTGTAGACAATTCTAATATGGTTTGTAACTTAAAAAATCTTTGTATGATTTAAAAAAAGACTCTAAACAATGGTATTCAAAGTTAAGTGATTCTCTTATTTCTAGGGGTTACACTGTTTCTAAGAATGATTATTCATTATTTCTTAAGTGTTCTAGTACTttagttattattgttgttgtacaCCCTGATGATATTTTGTTGAGCGGAAATGATGAAGGGGAGATCTCCTCCCTGAAGCTATTCTTAGACAATCAATTTCGAATCAAGGGTTTAGGCCATTGGTATTATTTTTTGGGACTCGAGAATTTTATTGAAGCTGCCGGTGTCATTATGTGTCAAAGGAAGTTTGCCATGGATGTCTTGACTGATTTGAATGTTTGGAGTGGACTCCTGTTGTTAGTCCATTGGATGTAAATTTGAAACTCAAAGCTACTGAAGGGGAGCGCTTATCTGATCCTACTACCTACACGAAACTTGTTGGAAAGTTATTTTTTTGACTAACACTAGACCTGATTTGGCCTTATCGATTCATCATTTGAGCCAATTTATACATGCTTCCACTGTTTCTCATATGGCTGCTACTTTTCATGTTTTAAAGTATGTTAAAGGTGCTTTGAGTCAAGGTTTGTTTATGAGTGCAGATTTTGATTTTACTCTCCAAGCTTACTGTGATTCTGATTGGGATGCTTGCGCTAATTCCCGAAAATCGGTTAGTGGGTACTTGGTTATGCTTGGGTCTTCTTTGCTTGTTTGGAAGTCCAAGAAGCATCATACATTGTTCATCTCTTCTGTTGGAGCGGAATATAGATCTATGAGACGTGTGGTGGCTGAACTTTCTTGGTTGACTCGTCTACTCTCTGAATTATCCTTGCCTTGCTTGTGCCTATTCCtcttcattgtagttgtcaatcGTCCATATACATATCCAAGAATTCAGTGTTTCATGAGCGCACCAAACACATTGAATTGTAATGTAATTTTATATGCGAGAAACTTGAAGATGGTTtaatttctctttcttttgttcCTAGCAAGTCCCAGCTCGCTGATATGCTTACGAAGTCTCGTGCCTGATGCACGACATAGAACAATCCTTAGCAAGTTAGGGCTTTCCAACCACCTTCCAACTTGAGGGGGTGTATTGGACTTGATATTTTGTAGGTAGTCCTAGTTTTGTAGTAGTACATGtatttatttttatgttgggCATGTGATGATTTATAATCTCATTTTTGTACCCATATTCGGATTCTTCAGTTTGACCCGTGTTGGTTGGGTCTTGTATATAATAGAGAGAAGGTTCCAAATTGGAACCTGGTCCTtcattttttaccaaattttcTCTCTTTGCTCACATGTTCTCTCCCCCCGTATTTCTCTTTTTCATACTTCAATCCAATTGTGATTCTAATATAGGCGTCACTGAGGAATGTTGTGAGATGGTTACTATATTTTGGTTCTTAACTCAATATTTTTAGCTTGAGCTTGAAAAATGAATAATTATTCAAAAGGGAGCGTTTTACCTCCTTAAGACCTTATTAGATGCAAATCAAAATTAATAGATCTGATTAAAAGAAGGGTTTCTTCATCAGGATTGTAGTAGGATAGACAATAGAATCAATTCCTCAACACTAAACTGGAGGTTTTCATTTCAAACTCTAGGCATGGAAAATATTATGGTAGGAGCATGAAATTGCATTACTGCAGCGTGGTAATGGGAATtcgcaaaaattcaaaaaataaaagttATAGCCCTTTcgaatagctttccaacgatatattgtggtgCCCAAGGAGTtctgagcgtaaagttatgtgtattttactagacaatgtgCTGTATGCCCGCTCGATTCTCCGTTtcattcttaactatcatccattgatccccgaacacgatcccgacttgattccttgggcttttacttagatttcaaagctccaaatcacttgaattaattccataatatctacatagctcggaatcactcctacaaggcataaaacacatatttagtgTAAAACagtagcgattaaagctcaaactcaattaaagtgcaataaattagagtgtaa contains:
- the LOC138885803 gene encoding uncharacterized protein — protein: MPNYVKFMKDLVTKKRSMNFETNKVTHQVSAIVHSMAPELVELSAFTILCTIGSVEFANALSDLGASINLMPYLVFKTLRIGQPRPTSMRLQMADHTMKRPLGVIEDVLVRVDKFILRENFAILDCEVDYEVLIILGRPFLATSKALRNVEAGELTIQVGDEKVVFHVCKSMRQSNINEVCSFADLVTDAIVDETSSTINVGDRL